One Aegilops tauschii subsp. strangulata cultivar AL8/78 chromosome 7, Aet v6.0, whole genome shotgun sequence genomic window carries:
- the LOC109735361 gene encoding uncharacterized protein, giving the protein MAASTKKLRPLLLTLLLLLTTAVAASTIDCDCDKPKAPKPSHPPKTKPPTKGPKPGPKGPTYPSPAPKGHLPHPPVVGPPKGHVPRPPVVGPPKGHVPRPPVYGPPKGPITRPPVTAPPVVVGPPVTYPTPPVTYPAPPVTAPPVTYPAPPVTTPPVTYPAPPVTNPPVTYPSPPVNTPCPPPPPATPAAQTCPVDSLKIGACVDLLGGLVHVGLGDPVVNKCCPLLEGLVELEAAVCLCTTIRLKLLNINLVLPLALQLLLTCGKTPPTGYTCSI; this is encoded by the coding sequence ATGGCTGCGAGCACGAAGAAGCTCCGTCCGCTCCTGCTCACCCTCCTCCTGCTCCTCACCACCGCCGTCGCGGCGTCCACCATCGACTGCGACTGCGACAAGCCGAAGGCCCCCAAGCCCTCCCACCCGCCCAAGACCAAGCCCCCCACCAAGGGCCCCAAGCCGGGACCCAAGGGCCCCACCTACCCGTCGCCGGCGCCCAAGGGCCACCTCCCGCACCCGCCGGTCGTCGGCCCGCCGAAGGGTCACGTCCCTCGCCCACCGGTCGTCGGCCCTCCGAAGGGCCACGTCCCCCGCCCGCCGGTCTACGGTCCGCCCAAGGGCCCCATCACGCGCCCGCCGGTCACAGCTCCTCCCGTCGTCGTCGGGCCGCCGGTGACCTACCCCACGCCGCCAGTCACCTACCCCGCGCCACCAGTGACCGCCCCTCCAGTCACCTACCCGGCGCCACCAGTGACCACCCCTCCGGTCACCTACCCCGCGCCGCCGGTGACCAACCCCCCGGTCACGTACCCGTCGCCTCCGGTGAACACGCCGTGCCCTCCTCCACCGCCGGCGACGCCCGCGGCGCAGACGTGCCCGGTGGACTCGCTGAAGATCGGGGCGTGCGTGGACCTGCTGGGCGGGCTGGTGCACGTGGGCCTCGGCGACCCGGTGGTGAACAAGTGCTGCCCGCTGCTGGAGGGGCTGgtggagctggaggcggcggtgtGCCTGTGCACCACCATCCGGCTGAAGCTCCTCAACATCAACCTCGTCCTCCCCCTCGCCCTCCAGCTCCTCCTCACCTGCGGCAAGACCCCTCCCACCGGCTACACCTGCTCCATCTAG
- the LOC109735360 gene encoding uncharacterized protein, translated as MEASTTKLRSLLLTFLLLITTAIASPTLACDECRKPPKAPKPSHPPKAKAPAHPPKSRVPCPPVYGPPHGHVPRPPVVGPPKGHLPRTPVVSPPKGNAPHTPVVGPPKGHVPRPPVYGPPKGPIPRPPVTAPPVVVGPPVTYPPITNPPPKGPTPRPPVTTPPVVVGPPVTFPPITNPPVVSPPVTYPAPPVIAPPVTTPPSPPVTTPTPPSTPGTTPPSTPGNTPPSSPGCGCGSQPPAPAPPATQTCPVDTLKLGACVDLLGGLVHIGLGDPVVNQCCPLLEGLVELEAAVCLCTTIRLKLLNINLALPLALQLLLTCGKTPPPGFTCSI; from the coding sequence ATGGAGGCGAGCACGACGAAGCTCCGGTCACTCCTGCTgaccttcctcctcctcatcaccaCCGCCATCGCGTCGCCCACCCTCGCCTGCGACGAGTGCCGCAAGCCCCCCAAGGCCCCCAAGCCTTCCCACCCGCCCAAGGCCAAGGCCCCCGCCCACCCGCCGAAGAGCCGCGTACCTTGCCCGCCGGTCTACGGCCCGCCCCATGGCCACGTACCTCGCCCGCCGGTCGTCGGCCCGCCCAAGGGCCACCTCCCTCGCACGCCGGTCGTCAGCCCGCCCAAGGGCAACGCCCCTCACACGCCGGTCGTCGGCCCGCCCAAGGGCCACGTCCCTCGCCCGCCGGTCTACGGCCCTCCCAAGGGGCCCATCCCGCGTCCGCCGGTCACCGCTCCTCCCGTCGTCGTCGGCCCGCCGGTCACCTACCCGCCCATCACCAACCCTCCGCCCAAGGGGCCCACCCCGCGCCCGCCGGTCACCACTCCTCCCGTCGTCGTCGGGCCGCCGGTCACCTTCCCGCCCATCACCAACCCTCCCGTCGTCAGCCCGCCGGTCACGTACCCCGCGCCACCGGTGATCGCCCCTCCAGTCACCACTCCCCCGTCGCCGCCGGTGACCACTCCCACTCCCCCGTCGACGCCGGGGACAACTCCGCCGTCGACGCCGGGGAACACTCCCCCGTCGTCGCCGGGGTGCGGCTGCGGTTCGCAGCCGCCAGCGCCAGCGCCGCCGGCGACGCAGACGTGCCCGGTGGACACGCTGAAGCTCGGGGCGTGCGTGGACCTGCTGGGCGGGCTGGTGCATATCGGCCTGGGCGACCCGGTGGTGAACCAGTGCTGCCCGCTGCTGGAAGGGCTGgtggagctggaggcggcggtgtGCCTCTGCACCACCATCCGGCTGAAGCTCCTCAACATCAACCTCGCCCTGCCCCTCGCCCTCCAGCTCCTCCTCACCTGCGGCAAGACCCCGCCACCCGGCTTCACCTGCTCCATCTAG